A portion of the Acidisarcina polymorpha genome contains these proteins:
- a CDS encoding ribonuclease R family protein — protein MTDRDLLRRIERSPGQRAGYKQLVRELSLPGGRERRLLVEHLARLTAAGKLVKLDRDHWAMAKSVATRDNLAAGRLDLHRDGYGFVRPDARQASGQEDIFIPPNEINSAMQGDQVLVELLPNRADGRKLGRIVRVLTRRNPTVVGIFHYSRNQRFPENTVTPFDDRMTQPIVIPDGMEISATLPKSNANRVLGDEAVAAAGAIDFNDTSPTPLEGLVVDIEITDFPGPNRAARGRVIEILGDPDAFGVDVEMMIRKHHLPHVFPEQVLAEAREVAHLDPETVAERRDFRDLPIVTIDGETAKDFDDAVLVEENADGTYQLQVHIADVAEYVLTGTDLDLEARLRGNSVYFPDRAVPMLPQELSTNICSLRPGEDRLVLSCLMRIDVHGEVLDYEICEGVIRSARRMTYTQVAAIIDPGRDDHGSTRTRFNDLVPAFERMYALALLLNKKRQRRGSIDFDLPEPVIEFDASGAMLNVVRSVRNWANRLIEEFMLAANECVASWIEQLGVPSIYRIHEMPEAKRVIEVEDTAAHFGYSLGIGALPVKRVQMKSDRREQQRGSRGRDHRGGHQGHRTPQQHEIAQEIPVTPQMYQRLTAKIVGKPEERILAYLMLRSLKQARYSEKNEGHFALAAPSYTHFTSPIRRYPDLVVHRIVKALLAEGVNPQGALAPGEPHAPGKHAAFRPKPRAAAPSDPALIPIPESELAAIAQETSQTERRAAEAERELIEWKKIKFMRDRVGEDFDALILNATKYGLFVELDNLFVEGLVPIDSLRDDHYTYRENTREIIGSRNHRKYFMGQRVRVILERIDAIQKRLQFALIEEETAGKRPAKAGQAKGGQAKKAKAAKPKEAKSSGRPAYKPPKAKKLKPKRKKGRRG, from the coding sequence ATGACCGACCGTGACTTGCTCCGCCGCATTGAACGCTCCCCTGGCCAGCGCGCTGGTTACAAGCAGTTGGTGCGCGAACTCTCGCTTCCTGGAGGACGAGAGCGGCGACTGCTGGTCGAGCACCTCGCACGGCTGACCGCAGCAGGCAAATTGGTCAAACTGGACCGCGACCATTGGGCGATGGCGAAGTCAGTCGCGACGCGCGACAATCTTGCGGCCGGCCGCCTTGACCTGCATCGCGACGGCTATGGATTTGTCCGGCCCGATGCTCGACAAGCCTCGGGCCAGGAAGACATTTTCATTCCGCCGAATGAGATCAACTCTGCCATGCAAGGCGATCAGGTGCTGGTCGAGCTGTTGCCGAACCGGGCGGATGGCCGGAAGCTGGGCCGCATCGTGCGCGTGCTCACCCGCCGCAACCCGACCGTGGTCGGCATCTTTCATTACTCGCGCAACCAGCGGTTTCCGGAGAACACGGTCACGCCCTTCGATGATCGCATGACCCAGCCGATCGTGATTCCCGACGGCATGGAGATCTCCGCCACGCTGCCGAAGTCGAATGCCAATCGTGTCCTGGGTGACGAAGCTGTTGCCGCCGCTGGAGCGATCGATTTTAATGACACCTCTCCAACGCCGCTCGAGGGCCTGGTGGTGGACATTGAGATCACCGACTTCCCAGGCCCTAATCGTGCGGCCCGTGGGCGGGTGATCGAAATCCTTGGCGATCCGGATGCCTTTGGCGTCGATGTCGAGATGATGATCCGGAAACATCATTTGCCGCATGTCTTTCCCGAGCAGGTGTTGGCGGAGGCCCGCGAGGTGGCGCATCTCGATCCGGAAACGGTCGCCGAGCGACGCGATTTTCGCGATCTGCCCATTGTCACCATTGACGGAGAGACCGCGAAAGACTTCGACGATGCGGTTCTGGTCGAGGAGAATGCGGACGGCACGTATCAGCTTCAGGTACATATTGCGGACGTCGCCGAATACGTACTCACCGGCACCGACCTGGATCTTGAAGCCCGGCTGCGCGGCAACTCCGTTTACTTTCCCGACCGCGCAGTCCCGATGCTTCCGCAAGAACTCTCGACCAACATCTGCAGCCTGCGCCCGGGCGAAGATCGCCTCGTGCTCTCTTGCCTGATGCGGATCGATGTTCATGGCGAGGTCCTCGACTATGAGATCTGCGAAGGTGTGATCCGTTCGGCACGGCGGATGACCTATACCCAGGTTGCGGCGATTATCGATCCGGGACGAGACGATCATGGATCCACCCGCACCCGGTTCAACGATCTGGTTCCGGCCTTCGAACGTATGTATGCGCTGGCTTTGCTGCTTAACAAGAAGCGTCAGCGGCGCGGCTCGATCGATTTCGATCTTCCCGAGCCGGTGATTGAATTCGACGCATCCGGGGCAATGCTCAATGTGGTCCGCTCAGTCCGCAACTGGGCCAACCGGTTGATTGAAGAGTTCATGCTGGCCGCGAATGAGTGCGTCGCTTCTTGGATCGAGCAGCTTGGCGTGCCCTCGATTTACCGGATTCACGAGATGCCCGAGGCGAAGCGGGTCATTGAAGTCGAAGATACTGCCGCGCATTTCGGCTACTCCCTGGGCATTGGCGCACTGCCGGTGAAGCGCGTGCAAATGAAGTCCGACCGCCGCGAGCAGCAGCGCGGAAGCCGAGGCAGGGACCATCGCGGCGGCCATCAAGGTCACAGGACGCCGCAGCAGCATGAGATTGCGCAGGAGATCCCGGTAACTCCGCAGATGTATCAGCGGCTGACCGCGAAGATTGTCGGCAAGCCGGAAGAACGCATCCTCGCCTACCTCATGCTGCGTTCGCTCAAGCAGGCCCGCTATAGCGAGAAGAACGAAGGCCATTTCGCCTTGGCTGCTCCGAGCTATACGCATTTCACTTCCCCGATTCGCCGCTATCCCGACCTGGTCGTTCACCGCATCGTTAAGGCATTGCTGGCCGAGGGGGTCAATCCTCAAGGAGCGCTCGCTCCCGGCGAACCGCATGCTCCGGGCAAACATGCGGCCTTCCGTCCGAAGCCTAGGGCGGCTGCTCCCTCTGATCCGGCGTTGATTCCCATTCCCGAATCTGAACTGGCGGCCATCGCCCAGGAGACGAGCCAGACGGAGAGACGGGCCGCGGAAGCCGAACGCGAACTGATCGAGTGGAAGAAGATCAAGTTCATGCGCGACCGGGTCGGCGAAGACTTCGACGCGCTGATCCTCAACGCGACGAAATACGGGCTCTTCGTCGAGCTCGACAATCTCTTTGTGGAGGGGCTGGTGCCGATCGACAGCCTCCGCGATGACCACTACACCTATCGCGAAAACACGCGCGAGATCATTGGCAGCCGCAATCATCGCAAGTACTTCATGGGGCAGAGGGTGCGGGTGATTCTAGAGCGGATCGATGCGATCCAGAAACGGCTGCAGTTTGCGCTGATCGAGGAGGAGACGGCGGGGAAGCGTCCGGCGAAGGCGGGGCAAGCTAAGGGAGGTCAAGCGAAGAAGGCGAAGGCAGCTAAGCCGAAGGAGGCTAAATCCTCCGGAAGGCCAGCCTACAAGCCGCCCAAGGCCAAGAAGCTTAAGCCTAAGCGGAAGAAGGGCAGGAGGGGTTGA
- a CDS encoding bactofilin family protein has protein sequence MWKPNQPANASSTPNNEPIRPVTSTPPPFEPTPAARPSVAAASSPASQVSTDQATIGKSLVVKGEVTGSESLYIDGKVEGAINLPGNRVTVGRNGQVSANISAREVVVLGKVKGNINASDRVDIRSEGALTGDVIAQRISIEDGAFFKGGIDIRKPGQEKPTLETKTTNSVASTNSVDAARVVAV, from the coding sequence ATGTGGAAACCTAATCAACCCGCAAACGCCTCCTCCACCCCCAACAACGAGCCGATCCGGCCCGTAACCTCGACGCCCCCGCCGTTCGAACCTACCCCCGCCGCTCGTCCGAGCGTCGCTGCCGCGAGCAGCCCTGCGTCCCAGGTCTCGACCGATCAGGCGACTATCGGCAAGAGTCTCGTCGTGAAGGGGGAAGTCACGGGTTCGGAGTCGCTCTATATCGATGGCAAAGTCGAAGGCGCCATCAATCTGCCGGGGAATCGCGTCACCGTTGGGCGCAACGGCCAGGTGTCAGCCAACATCTCCGCCCGCGAAGTTGTCGTGCTCGGCAAAGTCAAGGGCAACATCAATGCCAGCGACCGAGTCGACATCCGTAGCGAAGGCGCCCTCACCGGCGACGTGATCGCTCAGCGGATCAGCATCGAAGACGGTGCTTTCTTTAAGGGCGGCATCGACATTCGCAAGCCTGGACAAGAAAAGCCCACCTTGGAAACTAAGACCACCAATTCGGTGGCTTCAACGAATTCCGTTGACGCTGCACGGGTCGTTGCGGTCTAG
- a CDS encoding N-acetylglucosamine kinase, with translation MAYYLGIDGGGTKTDFLLAEEDRELGRVRTGSIKVLRLDAATTGRNLYSALNELTSLTGVSMRKVTRCCIGAGGVAVPTAAAWIRSTFAELIGGELMLVGDVEIALDAAFRGQRGVLILAGTGSQIAGRGNDGVFRTVGGYGPILSDEGSGHFLGVEGLRRSFRAIDEERPTQLLDSIRRHWKLSSPEEVVEFASQNLAPDFSQLAPLVVECAVSGDAVAAEVVRDGGRHLAELATLMIERLRRVEGSRQEDFVVPPVALAGSILTKVALARQALAEALGARYPGIVISETATDPVQGALWRARRGS, from the coding sequence ATGGCATATTACCTAGGCATTGACGGAGGCGGGACCAAGACCGACTTTTTGCTGGCGGAGGAAGACCGGGAGCTTGGCCGAGTCAGGACGGGCAGCATCAAGGTGCTTCGCCTGGATGCAGCGACGACGGGACGAAACCTCTATAGTGCGCTCAACGAGCTGACTTCGCTGACCGGGGTATCGATGCGGAAGGTGACACGCTGCTGCATCGGAGCGGGGGGAGTGGCGGTACCAACAGCCGCGGCGTGGATCCGGAGCACTTTCGCGGAGCTTATCGGGGGTGAACTGATGCTGGTCGGCGATGTGGAGATCGCCCTCGATGCGGCGTTCCGCGGCCAACGCGGAGTGCTGATCCTAGCCGGCACGGGATCGCAGATCGCGGGACGAGGGAACGATGGCGTCTTCAGGACGGTGGGGGGTTACGGCCCGATCCTCTCTGATGAAGGTTCAGGGCATTTTCTTGGCGTGGAAGGACTGAGGAGATCGTTTCGGGCAATCGATGAAGAGCGCCCCACGCAGCTGCTGGATTCCATTCGCAGGCACTGGAAGTTGAGCTCCCCTGAGGAAGTGGTTGAGTTTGCAAGCCAGAACCTGGCACCGGACTTTTCGCAGTTAGCGCCGTTGGTCGTGGAGTGCGCGGTCAGCGGGGATGCGGTTGCAGCTGAAGTAGTGCGCGACGGGGGCAGACACCTGGCCGAGCTAGCCACGTTGATGATTGAGCGTTTACGCAGGGTGGAAGGCAGTCGACAAGAAGACTTCGTAGTGCCGCCCGTTGCATTAGCGGGCAGCATTTTGACCAAGGTCGCGCTCGCTCGCCAGGCGTTGGCCGAAGCTTTGGGAGCCCGCTATCCAGGAATTGTGATCTCCGAGACAGCGACGGATCCGGTACAAGGCGCCCTGTGGCGAGCGCGGCGAGGCAGTTGA
- a CDS encoding S1 RNA-binding domain-containing protein has translation MPDSNVPELSAPDLAAVEPVESFSDILSQFEKNQVRKSDDGSRQIDATLVALTAESALFDIGFKTEGILPLAAFAGKEIKVGDHFQVSVKGRDAEGYYELSLLKVVQPKDWSLLEQAFNDKEAVLGTITAVVKGGLTVDIGTRAFMPASRSGARDAAEMAKLIGQQVRVRIIKLEVAEEDVVVDRRVLAEEEERVTKERRYSEVREGDVVQGVVRSLADYGAFVDLGGVDGLLHVSDIAWSRVANPADVLAVGQTVEVKVLKIDPEKKRISLGLKQLQPQPWDSVPDKYKTGERVRGPVTRLTEFGAFVELEPGVEGLIHLSEMSWAKKVHKPGDIFKQGEIVEAVILGIKLEERRISLGFKQLLTDPWAEAAQRLGPGSVVEGPVTSFTKFGAFIQVAEGLEGMVHISEITAEMRLHHPQEALKVGEVVKAQVLELDKEKRQLKLSIKQLTPISVDEYFAEHKSGDIVTGRVIEIADGLARVELGEGIYGESTVPQTSQSALSVTAGAKADLSSLTSMLQARWKGSSPAATPVPKLAEGHIRSFRIKTLDASTRIIQLTLN, from the coding sequence ATGCCTGATTCCAACGTTCCCGAACTCTCCGCCCCTGATTTGGCCGCGGTCGAACCCGTAGAATCCTTCAGCGACATCCTCTCGCAATTCGAAAAAAACCAGGTCCGCAAGTCCGACGACGGCAGCCGTCAAATCGACGCTACGCTTGTCGCTCTAACCGCGGAATCGGCCCTCTTCGATATCGGGTTCAAGACCGAAGGCATCCTGCCGCTGGCCGCGTTTGCCGGCAAAGAGATCAAGGTCGGCGATCATTTTCAGGTCTCGGTCAAAGGCCGCGACGCCGAAGGCTACTACGAGCTCTCACTGCTTAAAGTCGTCCAACCAAAAGATTGGTCGCTGCTCGAGCAAGCCTTCAACGACAAGGAAGCGGTGCTCGGCACTATCACCGCCGTCGTGAAAGGCGGCTTGACCGTCGACATCGGAACTCGCGCCTTCATGCCCGCTTCGCGAAGCGGCGCCCGCGATGCAGCAGAGATGGCCAAGCTGATCGGCCAACAGGTGCGCGTCCGCATCATTAAGCTCGAGGTCGCCGAAGAAGACGTGGTGGTCGATCGCCGCGTGCTCGCCGAAGAGGAAGAGCGCGTCACGAAAGAACGCCGCTACTCCGAGGTCCGCGAAGGCGATGTCGTGCAGGGCGTCGTTCGGAGTCTCGCCGATTACGGCGCCTTCGTCGACCTTGGCGGCGTCGATGGTCTTCTTCATGTCTCCGATATCGCCTGGAGCCGCGTCGCCAATCCGGCCGACGTGCTTGCCGTCGGGCAGACGGTTGAAGTCAAAGTCCTGAAGATCGACCCAGAAAAGAAACGCATCTCTCTCGGGCTGAAACAGCTCCAGCCCCAGCCGTGGGACTCCGTTCCCGACAAGTACAAGACCGGCGAGCGGGTGCGCGGGCCGGTGACTCGGCTGACTGAGTTTGGCGCCTTCGTCGAACTCGAGCCCGGCGTCGAAGGGCTGATCCATCTCTCGGAAATGTCCTGGGCGAAAAAGGTCCACAAGCCCGGCGATATCTTCAAGCAAGGGGAGATCGTCGAGGCCGTCATCCTCGGCATCAAGCTTGAAGAGCGCCGCATCTCGCTCGGCTTCAAGCAGCTCCTGACCGATCCATGGGCTGAAGCAGCACAGAGATTGGGACCTGGCTCTGTTGTGGAGGGACCGGTGACCAGCTTCACCAAGTTTGGCGCCTTCATTCAGGTCGCTGAGGGCCTCGAAGGTATGGTCCACATCAGCGAGATCACTGCTGAAATGCGCCTGCATCATCCTCAGGAGGCATTAAAGGTCGGCGAAGTGGTCAAAGCACAGGTGCTTGAACTTGATAAGGAGAAGCGTCAACTCAAGCTCAGCATCAAGCAGCTCACACCCATCAGCGTTGATGAGTATTTCGCCGAACACAAGTCGGGTGACATCGTGACTGGACGCGTGATTGAAATAGCGGACGGTTTGGCGCGTGTGGAACTAGGCGAGGGCATTTACGGCGAAAGTACAGTTCCGCAGACCAGTCAATCAGCGCTGTCAGTAACCGCGGGTGCCAAGGCGGATTTGTCCTCCTTGACCTCCATGCTGCAGGCTCGCTGGAAGGGCAGTTCACCCGCAGCCACTCCTGTACCTAAGCTTGCCGAAGGCCACATTCGGAGTTTTCGCATCAAAACTCTCGACGCATCAACCCGGATCATTCAATTGACATTAAACTGA
- a CDS encoding efflux RND transporter periplasmic adaptor subunit — translation MPEDDLNHESPGAPPPNHPVTRPAPPEHTSPPRRKSRQAIAWIIVLLLFALAFYLVLRHHGDTAQKAAAGSRRGGFGPVTLTVATASKGSIGVYLDAIGTVTPVYTSSITAQAAGVVTAVHYHEGQLVHKGDSLIDIDPRTYQAQVVEAQGALDRDTNLLAQAKMDLARYQAAWARNAIPKQTLDDQEKLVLQDEGTVKNDEGTLQFNQVQLSYCHIVSPITGRVGLRLLDPGNVVTAGGTTVLVVITQVDPTTVIFTIPEDNLGQVQSQMRHGKSLLVDALDRNQQTKIASGKLMTIDNQIDTTTGTVKLRALFNNKTGALFANQFVNTKLLVNTIDGVTLIPTGAIQHNGQVSFVYAIENNTAKVKNVKPGVSDQGITAVQGIDPGTVVATSSFEKLQDGVKTVVSKEPIPANTTESNTP, via the coding sequence ATGCCTGAAGACGATTTGAACCACGAAAGCCCTGGTGCTCCGCCACCGAATCATCCGGTCACTCGCCCCGCTCCTCCGGAACATACAAGTCCCCCTCGACGCAAGTCCCGACAGGCAATCGCCTGGATCATCGTGCTGCTGCTCTTCGCATTGGCTTTCTATCTTGTTCTTCGCCATCACGGCGATACCGCGCAAAAGGCGGCTGCAGGGTCGCGACGCGGTGGATTCGGTCCGGTCACCCTCACGGTGGCTACCGCGTCTAAGGGCAGCATTGGCGTGTACCTCGACGCCATCGGCACCGTTACTCCTGTCTACACCTCTTCGATTACCGCACAGGCCGCAGGCGTCGTCACTGCAGTTCACTATCATGAAGGCCAACTGGTTCACAAAGGCGACTCCCTGATCGACATCGATCCTCGTACCTATCAGGCGCAGGTGGTCGAAGCCCAGGGCGCACTCGATCGCGACACCAACCTGCTCGCTCAGGCGAAGATGGATCTTGCACGCTATCAAGCTGCGTGGGCCCGTAACGCAATCCCCAAACAGACGTTGGACGATCAAGAGAAACTTGTGCTGCAGGACGAGGGCACGGTTAAGAACGACGAGGGCACGCTGCAATTCAATCAAGTGCAGTTGAGCTATTGCCACATCGTGTCGCCGATTACTGGAAGAGTCGGCCTCCGGCTCCTCGACCCCGGCAACGTGGTCACCGCCGGAGGTACGACGGTGCTCGTAGTCATTACCCAGGTCGATCCGACGACAGTGATCTTTACCATTCCTGAAGACAACCTTGGCCAGGTACAGAGCCAGATGCGGCACGGAAAGTCCTTGCTTGTCGACGCACTGGATCGCAATCAGCAGACCAAGATTGCCTCTGGCAAATTGATGACGATCGACAACCAGATCGATACCACCACCGGTACGGTCAAACTTCGCGCGCTCTTCAATAACAAGACCGGAGCCCTCTTCGCCAATCAGTTCGTGAATACAAAGCTGCTCGTGAACACCATCGACGGCGTCACCCTCATTCCGACTGGAGCCATCCAGCATAACGGTCAAGTCTCTTTTGTCTATGCGATTGAGAACAACACCGCCAAGGTCAAAAACGTGAAACCCGGAGTCTCGGACCAAGGGATAACCGCGGTGCAGGGAATTGACCCGGGTACCGTGGTCGCCACCAGCAGCTTTGAAAAGTTGCAGGATGGGGTCAAGACCGTGGTTTCCAAGGAGCCGATTCCGGCGAATACGACCGAGAGCAACACTCCGTGA